From a region of the Microbacterium sp. nov. GSS16 genome:
- the sufB gene encoding Fe-S cluster assembly protein SufB translates to MSDVLIDRPELDGLGVYEFGWHDADAAGASARRGLSEDVVRDISALKSEPEWMLKTRLKGLSLFDRKPMPTWGADLSEIDFDNIKYFVRSTEKQAQSWEDLPDDIKNTYERLGIPEAERQRLVAGVAAQYESEVVYHQIREDLEAQGVIFMDTDTALREHPEFFEEYFGTVIPTGDNKFAALNTAVWSGGSFVYVPKGVHVEIPLQAYFRINTENMGQFERTLIIADEDSYVHYIEGCTAPIYKSDSLHSAVVEIIVKKNARVRYTTIQNWSSNVYNLVTKRAVAHEGATMEWVDGNIGSKVTMKYPSIYLMGEHAKGETLSVAFAGPGQHQDAGAKMVHMAPYTQSSIVSKSIARGGGRAGYRGEVRVDAAAHHSANSVVCDALLVDTQSRSDTYPAIDIRVDDVQLGHEATVSKVSEEQLFYLQSRGIEETEAMAMIVRGFIEPIARELPMEYAMELNKLIEMGMEGSVG, encoded by the coding sequence ATGTCGGATGTGCTGATCGACCGCCCGGAACTCGATGGGCTGGGGGTGTACGAGTTCGGCTGGCACGACGCTGACGCAGCCGGAGCCAGCGCGCGCCGCGGCCTCTCCGAGGATGTCGTGCGCGACATCTCGGCTCTCAAGAGCGAACCGGAGTGGATGCTCAAGACCCGCCTCAAGGGGCTGTCGCTGTTCGACCGCAAGCCGATGCCCACCTGGGGAGCGGATCTCAGCGAGATCGACTTCGACAACATCAAGTACTTCGTCCGCTCCACCGAGAAGCAGGCGCAGAGCTGGGAAGACCTTCCCGACGACATCAAGAACACCTACGAGCGGCTCGGCATCCCCGAGGCGGAGCGCCAGCGGCTCGTGGCCGGCGTCGCCGCGCAGTACGAATCCGAGGTCGTGTACCACCAGATCCGCGAGGATCTGGAGGCGCAGGGCGTCATCTTCATGGACACCGACACGGCGCTGCGCGAGCACCCCGAGTTCTTCGAGGAGTACTTCGGCACCGTCATCCCCACCGGCGACAACAAGTTCGCCGCGCTGAACACGGCCGTGTGGTCGGGCGGTTCGTTCGTGTACGTGCCCAAGGGCGTGCACGTCGAGATCCCGCTGCAGGCGTACTTCCGCATCAACACCGAGAACATGGGTCAGTTCGAGCGCACCCTGATCATCGCCGACGAAGACAGCTACGTCCACTACATCGAGGGCTGCACCGCTCCGATCTACAAGTCGGACTCGCTGCACTCGGCGGTCGTCGAGATCATCGTGAAGAAGAACGCCCGCGTGCGTTACACGACGATCCAGAACTGGTCGAGCAACGTGTACAACCTCGTCACCAAGCGCGCGGTCGCCCACGAGGGCGCCACCATGGAATGGGTCGACGGCAACATCGGCTCCAAGGTGACGATGAAGTACCCGTCGATCTACCTGATGGGCGAGCATGCCAAGGGCGAGACCCTCTCGGTCGCCTTCGCCGGTCCCGGCCAGCACCAGGACGCCGGCGCGAAGATGGTGCACATGGCGCCGTACACGCAGTCGTCGATCGTCTCCAAGTCGATCGCTCGCGGCGGCGGACGCGCCGGCTACCGCGGTGAGGTCCGCGTCGACGCCGCCGCACACCACTCCGCCAACTCGGTGGTCTGCGACGCCCTGCTCGTCGACACGCAGTCGCGCTCCGACACCTACCCGGCGATCGACATCCGCGTCGACGACGTGCAGCTCGGGCACGAGGCCACGGTCTCGAAGGTCAGCGAGGAGCAGCTGTTCTACCTGCAGTCGCGCGGCATCGAGGAGACCGAGGCCATGGCGATGATCGTGCGCGGGTTCATCGAGCCCATCGCACGAGAGCTGCCCATGGAGTACGCGATGGAACTGAACAAGCTCATCGAGATGGGCATGGAAGGATCGGTCGGCTGA
- the sufD gene encoding Fe-S cluster assembly protein SufD codes for MTAPTQAPELAPQTNAHIDPAAQVANAGFVPVQTRSERPRSFDPEDFGAPTGREVNWKHTPVAQLKTLFDVAGASDAVTYTFSHEQYVSAPLAHGASPRGEFFVPEDVVSAVAWQGAAEALHLSIPADEEVAEPIIVTIDGRGGRADAHIVVEAGRHSVATVVLQHSGTAEYAQNVEIIVRDGAKLKLVTVQRWEDDAVHAAAHQARVDRDAELTHIVVSLGGGVVRVNPNVELAGTGSHGYLYGLSFADSGQHLESQVYLHHKGAHTTGDVLYKGALHGESAHSVWIGDVLIGPDATGTDSYEANRNLVLTEGARADSIPNLEIQTGDIAGAGHASATGRFDDEQLFYLQARGISEEEARRLVVFGFLTEVVQRIGIPSLQDELTAALEAELEAVSK; via the coding sequence ATGACGGCCCCCACCCAGGCGCCCGAGCTGGCGCCGCAGACGAACGCGCACATCGACCCGGCCGCCCAGGTCGCGAACGCCGGCTTCGTGCCGGTGCAGACCCGCTCCGAGCGGCCCCGGTCGTTCGACCCCGAGGACTTCGGCGCGCCCACCGGGCGCGAGGTCAACTGGAAGCACACGCCCGTCGCGCAGCTGAAGACGCTGTTCGATGTGGCAGGCGCGAGCGACGCCGTCACGTACACCTTCAGCCACGAGCAGTACGTGAGCGCCCCGCTCGCGCACGGAGCGTCCCCGCGCGGCGAGTTCTTCGTGCCGGAGGACGTCGTCTCGGCCGTGGCGTGGCAGGGGGCGGCTGAGGCCCTGCACCTCAGCATCCCCGCCGACGAAGAGGTCGCCGAGCCGATCATCGTCACGATCGACGGCCGCGGCGGCCGTGCCGACGCGCACATCGTGGTCGAGGCCGGACGCCACAGCGTCGCGACCGTGGTGCTGCAGCACAGCGGCACAGCCGAGTACGCGCAGAACGTCGAGATCATCGTGCGCGACGGCGCGAAGCTGAAGCTGGTCACCGTGCAGCGCTGGGAGGACGACGCGGTGCACGCGGCCGCCCACCAGGCGCGCGTCGACCGCGACGCAGAGCTCACGCACATCGTCGTCAGCCTCGGCGGCGGTGTCGTTCGGGTGAACCCCAACGTCGAGCTGGCCGGCACCGGATCGCATGGATACCTGTACGGTCTGTCGTTCGCCGACTCGGGGCAGCATCTCGAGAGCCAGGTGTACCTGCATCACAAGGGTGCGCACACGACCGGCGACGTGCTCTACAAGGGGGCCCTGCACGGCGAGAGCGCGCACAGTGTGTGGATCGGCGATGTGCTGATCGGACCCGACGCGACCGGCACCGACTCCTACGAGGCGAACCGCAACCTGGTGCTCACCGAGGGCGCCCGCGCCGACTCGATCCCGAACCTCGAGATCCAGACCGGCGACATCGCCGGCGCCGGCCACGCCAGCGCCACGGGTCGCTTCGACGACGAGCAGCTGTTCTACCTGCAGGCGCGCGGCATCTCGGAGGAGGAGGCCCGTCGCCTCGTCGTGTTCGGCTTCCTCACCGAGGTCGTGCAGCGCATCGGCATCCCGTCGCTGCAGGACGAGCTGACCGCAGCCCTCGAGGCCGAGCTCGAGGCGGTGAGCAAGTGA
- a CDS encoding non-heme iron oxygenase ferredoxin subunit, whose product MSAQRACSVSELEQDTPLRVELDGIAISIVKDGDDQIHAIGDRCTHGDISLSEGFVEGKTLECWAHGSAFSLETGRPLNLPAYEPVPVFVVEIDGDDVLIDPSVTKEV is encoded by the coding sequence GTGAGCGCACAGCGCGCCTGCAGCGTCAGCGAGCTCGAGCAGGACACGCCCCTGCGCGTCGAGCTCGACGGCATCGCGATCTCGATCGTGAAGGACGGCGACGACCAGATCCACGCGATCGGCGACCGCTGCACGCACGGCGACATCTCGCTGTCCGAGGGGTTCGTGGAAGGCAAGACGCTGGAGTGCTGGGCCCACGGCTCGGCGTTCTCGCTCGAGACCGGCCGCCCCCTCAACCTCCCCGCTTACGAGCCCGTCCCCGTCTTCGTCGTAGAGATCGACGGCGACGACGTGCTCATCGACCCCTCTGTCACTAAGGAAGTCTGA
- the sufC gene encoding Fe-S cluster assembly ATPase SufC, with protein MSVLEIRDLHVTVETDQGETPILNGIDLTIKTGETHAIMGPNGSGKSTLAYTIAGHPKYTVTQGTITFDGEDVLEMSVDERARAGLFLAMQYPVEIPGVTVTNFLRTAKTAIDGEAPSIRQWTKDVKEAMGNLRMDPKFAQRNVNEGFSGGEKKRHEIMQLEVLKPKFAVLDETDSGLDVDALKIVSEGVNRAKEATNLGVLLITHYTRILRYIRPDFVHVIVKGRIVEEGGSELADRLEEEGYDRFLDPVEPIEA; from the coding sequence ATGTCTGTTCTCGAGATCCGCGACCTGCACGTAACGGTCGAGACCGACCAGGGCGAGACGCCGATCCTCAACGGGATCGACCTCACCATCAAGACCGGTGAGACGCACGCCATCATGGGCCCCAACGGCTCGGGCAAGTCGACCCTCGCCTACACGATCGCCGGTCACCCCAAGTACACCGTCACCCAGGGCACCATCACGTTCGACGGGGAGGACGTGCTCGAGATGAGCGTCGACGAGCGCGCCCGCGCCGGACTGTTCCTCGCGATGCAGTACCCGGTCGAGATCCCCGGTGTCACCGTGACGAACTTCCTGCGCACCGCCAAGACCGCGATCGATGGCGAGGCGCCTTCGATCCGCCAGTGGACGAAGGACGTCAAGGAGGCCATGGGCAACCTGCGCATGGACCCCAAGTTCGCACAGCGCAACGTCAACGAGGGCTTCTCGGGCGGCGAGAAGAAGCGTCACGAGATCATGCAGCTCGAGGTGCTCAAGCCGAAGTTCGCCGTGCTGGACGAGACCGACTCCGGTCTGGACGTCGACGCGCTGAAGATCGTCTCGGAGGGCGTCAATCGCGCCAAGGAGGCGACCAACCTCGGTGTGCTGCTGATCACGCACTACACGCGCATCCTGCGCTACATCCGGCCGGACTTCGTGCACGTCATCGTCAAGGGCCGGATCGTCGAAGAGGGCGGCTCGGAGCTCGCCGATCGTCTCGAGGAAGAGGGCTACGACCGCTTCCTCGACCCCGTCGAGCCCATCGAAGCGTAG
- a CDS encoding metal-sulfur cluster assembly factor, translating into MTATLTPEKFDEVTEALKDVMDPELGINVVDLGLIYDLSWDDENDALVIHMTLTSAGCPLTDVLEEQTAQALDSVVDQFRINWVWMPPWGPERITDDGRDMMRALGFAI; encoded by the coding sequence ATGACCGCGACGCTCACTCCCGAGAAGTTCGACGAGGTCACCGAGGCTCTGAAGGACGTCATGGACCCGGAGCTCGGGATCAACGTCGTCGACCTCGGCCTGATCTACGATCTGTCCTGGGACGACGAGAACGACGCGCTGGTCATCCACATGACGCTGACCAGCGCCGGATGCCCGCTGACCGACGTTCTCGAGGAGCAGACCGCCCAGGCGCTGGACTCTGTGGTCGACCAGTTCCGGATCAACTGGGTCTGGATGCCGCCGTGGGGTCCGGAGCGGATCACCGACGACGGCCGCGACATGATGCGTGCCCTTGGGTTCGCGATCTGA
- a CDS encoding MalY/PatB family protein, with amino-acid sequence MTADVVALPLAELRQRTSEKWREYPEGVLPLFVAETDFALAPEITKALERAVRVGDTGYVASRTPLATAYSAFAERRFGWAPDPAGMRSTADVSMGIVEILRRTIAPGERVIVNPPVYPPFFELVEEAGGVVERVPLRDTGEAWQLDLDAIEAALAAGAKAVLLCNPHNPTGTVHSATTLRALAEIAAAHGATVVSDEIHAPLAQPDAGYMPFLAAGDAAREVGYAVVSASKAFNLAGLKCALMVAASDRTRRVLREMPVEVEWRTGQFGLIAAVAAFAPESDAWLDALLRTLDENRRLLGALLAEQLPGARYRMPDAGYLAWIDLTDLGWGPNPARRILREAEVALHFGPAFGAEGAGHVRLNFGTSPEIITEAVARMGALRIGSRAEHPTPEAEA; translated from the coding sequence GTGACGGCGGACGTCGTCGCTCTTCCCCTGGCGGAGCTGCGGCAGCGCACGAGCGAGAAGTGGCGGGAGTACCCGGAAGGGGTGCTCCCGCTCTTCGTCGCCGAGACCGACTTCGCGCTCGCCCCCGAGATCACCAAGGCGCTCGAACGCGCCGTGCGGGTGGGGGACACCGGCTATGTCGCCTCCAGGACGCCGCTCGCGACGGCCTACTCGGCGTTCGCCGAGCGACGCTTCGGCTGGGCACCCGATCCGGCAGGCATGCGCAGCACCGCCGACGTGAGCATGGGCATCGTCGAGATCCTCCGTCGGACCATCGCTCCCGGCGAGAGGGTGATCGTCAACCCGCCGGTGTACCCGCCGTTCTTCGAGCTCGTCGAAGAGGCCGGTGGCGTCGTCGAGCGCGTGCCTCTGCGCGACACCGGCGAGGCGTGGCAGCTCGATCTCGACGCGATCGAAGCGGCGCTGGCAGCCGGGGCGAAGGCGGTGCTGCTGTGCAACCCGCACAACCCGACCGGGACGGTGCACTCCGCCACGACCCTGCGCGCCCTCGCCGAGATCGCGGCCGCGCACGGCGCGACGGTGGTGTCGGACGAGATCCATGCGCCACTCGCACAGCCTGATGCCGGATACATGCCGTTCCTCGCCGCAGGAGACGCGGCGAGGGAAGTAGGGTACGCCGTGGTCAGTGCCAGCAAGGCGTTCAATCTGGCCGGATTGAAGTGCGCGCTGATGGTCGCCGCGAGTGACAGGACCCGACGCGTGCTGCGGGAGATGCCGGTCGAGGTCGAGTGGCGCACCGGTCAGTTCGGTCTGATAGCGGCCGTCGCCGCATTCGCCCCCGAGAGCGACGCCTGGCTTGACGCGCTGCTGCGCACGCTCGACGAGAACCGACGTCTGCTCGGCGCGCTGCTGGCCGAGCAGCTGCCCGGCGCGCGCTACCGGATGCCGGACGCCGGCTATCTCGCCTGGATCGACCTCACCGACCTGGGGTGGGGGCCGAACCCCGCTCGACGCATCCTGCGGGAGGCGGAGGTCGCGCTGCACTTCGGTCCGGCGTTCGGTGCGGAGGGGGCAGGGCACGTCCGGCTCAACTTCGGCACGAGCCCGGAGATCATCACCGAGGCCGTCGCGCGGATGGGCGCGCTCCGCATCGGCTCGCGGGCGGAACATCCCACCCCCGAGGCGGAGGCGTGA
- a CDS encoding MFS transporter, with amino-acid sequence MTERAPAATIWDATRLGITIGSVVLIFLAAIEALAVTTVMPVVSVDLHGEALYAVAFSGTLATSVIGMVAAGTWSDRAGPRAALYTAVALFLAGLIVSGIAPDMHTFLVGRLIQGLGAGGQTVALYVVVARVYPPHLHGRIFAAYAAAWVVPSMIGPFLAGLVTELLPWRWTFLGVAVLTAAAFVLVAERLRDVSLEADAVETGDPDAVPDARVAETANAAPAPGSFAARMLLAVVVAVCAVGVGFTVELPFPIGGPLALVGIIVIGIALLPLLPGRTLRAAPGLPSVVLTRGLIAGAFFAAEAYIPKLLMDEHDFSPSIAGLALTLAALGWSGASAVQGRWGDRLGSRRIMLITFTLLISALAGILSVVLVWPAPWIVVVGWGLAGAGMGLLYPRLTVLTLAYSTTRDEGFNSSALSISDATGSALAVAVAGLGFVALPLLGSGFASVYAFAAACTVAALLPGLQMGDPVR; translated from the coding sequence GTGACCGAGAGAGCTCCGGCCGCGACGATCTGGGATGCCACCCGCCTCGGGATCACGATCGGCTCGGTCGTGCTCATCTTCCTCGCCGCGATCGAGGCACTCGCCGTCACCACGGTGATGCCGGTGGTGAGCGTCGACCTGCACGGCGAGGCGCTCTACGCGGTCGCGTTCTCGGGCACGCTCGCCACCAGCGTCATCGGCATGGTGGCCGCCGGAACCTGGAGTGACCGCGCGGGGCCACGCGCCGCGCTGTACACGGCGGTCGCGCTGTTCCTGGCCGGGCTGATCGTCTCCGGGATCGCCCCCGACATGCACACCTTCCTCGTCGGCCGTCTCATCCAAGGGCTCGGCGCGGGCGGTCAGACGGTCGCGCTGTACGTCGTGGTCGCGCGGGTGTATCCACCGCACCTGCATGGGCGGATCTTCGCCGCGTATGCCGCAGCCTGGGTCGTCCCATCGATGATCGGGCCGTTCCTGGCTGGGCTCGTCACCGAGCTGCTGCCCTGGCGCTGGACCTTCCTCGGAGTCGCGGTGCTCACCGCAGCGGCATTCGTGCTCGTCGCGGAGCGCCTGCGCGACGTATCGCTGGAGGCCGACGCGGTGGAGACGGGCGACCCTGACGCGGTGCCGGATGCCCGTGTGGCCGAGACCGCGAACGCGGCACCCGCGCCGGGTTCGTTCGCAGCGCGCATGCTGCTGGCCGTCGTCGTGGCGGTGTGCGCGGTGGGGGTCGGGTTCACCGTGGAGCTGCCGTTCCCGATCGGAGGGCCACTGGCCCTGGTCGGCATCATCGTGATCGGCATCGCCCTGCTGCCGCTGCTGCCAGGGCGCACTCTGCGTGCGGCACCGGGCCTGCCGAGCGTCGTGCTGACCCGCGGACTCATCGCTGGGGCGTTCTTCGCGGCCGAGGCGTACATCCCGAAGCTGCTGATGGATGAGCACGACTTCTCGCCGTCCATCGCCGGCCTGGCACTGACACTGGCGGCTCTCGGCTGGTCAGGCGCATCCGCCGTGCAGGGCCGGTGGGGAGACCGTCTCGGCAGTCGGCGCATCATGCTCATCACGTTCACCCTCCTCATCTCGGCACTCGCCGGCATCCTGTCCGTCGTGCTCGTCTGGCCTGCGCCCTGGATCGTCGTGGTCGGGTGGGGCCTCGCGGGGGCGGGGATGGGCCTGCTCTATCCCCGGCTGACGGTGCTCACCCTGGCCTACTCGACGACTCGCGACGAGGGGTTCAATTCGTCGGCGCTGTCGATCTCGGATGCCACCGGATCCGCCCTCGCGGTGGCCGTCGCCGGTCTTGGCTTCGTCGCCCTTCCGCTGTTGGGCAGCGGCTTCGCGAGCGTGTACGCGTTCGCTGCTGCCTGCACCGTGGCCGCTCTGCTGCCCGGTCTGCAAATGGGGGATCCGGTGCGCTGA
- a CDS encoding biotin transporter BioY — MTPDRRPLSADLARIAVFAALVIVLGTVMVPLPSGVPITGQTLGVMLAGLVLGARRAPLSILLVLALAAIGLPVLAGGRGGLGAFVGPTAGYMLGWVAGAMLIGLIAHSGRFTWWRAAGGALIGGILVVYLFGVPVQAAVTGVPLDVTALSTIAFLPGDLLKAALATVLAVALHRAYPRAFPVSAGAHGRAVRTGAVPAQ; from the coding sequence ATGACTCCAGACCGCCGTCCACTCAGCGCTGATCTCGCGCGTATCGCCGTCTTCGCCGCTCTGGTGATCGTGCTCGGCACGGTCATGGTGCCGCTGCCGAGCGGAGTTCCGATCACAGGCCAGACGCTGGGTGTCATGCTCGCCGGACTCGTGCTGGGCGCGCGACGCGCCCCGCTCTCGATCCTGCTCGTGCTGGCGCTCGCGGCGATCGGACTGCCGGTGCTCGCCGGGGGCCGCGGAGGCCTGGGCGCCTTCGTAGGACCGACCGCCGGGTACATGCTGGGCTGGGTGGCGGGGGCGATGCTGATCGGCCTGATCGCGCACAGCGGGCGCTTCACCTGGTGGCGTGCGGCCGGCGGCGCCCTCATCGGCGGTATCCTCGTCGTCTACCTTTTCGGCGTTCCGGTGCAGGCCGCGGTCACCGGGGTGCCGCTGGATGTGACGGCACTGTCGACCATCGCCTTCCTGCCCGGCGATCTGCTCAAGGCGGCGCTCGCGACTGTGCTCGCCGTCGCCCTGCACCGCGCCTATCCGCGCGCCTTTCCGGTCAGCGCGGGCGCGCACGGCCGCGCGGTCCGGACCGGTGCCGTGCCGGCGCAGTGA
- a CDS encoding energy-coupling factor ABC transporter ATP-binding protein has product MTRAHVAFDDVSYEVDGVPILTGVTTALAARRTAVIGANGSGKSTFARMINGLRQPTSGAVRVLGLDPAAEATRVRSRVGFVVTNPEAQILMPTPAEDLALSLASVPRAMRAARVERILDEYGLAGRGDQPVSELSGGQRQLLALAAVLCTEPQLVVADEPTTLLDLRNARRIADLLLTLAVPVVIVTHDLELAARCDEAVLFDGGRLVAEGEPRGVIETYRRVSS; this is encoded by the coding sequence GTGACCCGCGCCCACGTCGCGTTCGACGACGTGTCCTACGAGGTCGACGGTGTTCCGATCCTGACGGGTGTCACGACGGCACTGGCCGCCCGGCGCACAGCGGTGATCGGCGCGAACGGCTCAGGCAAGTCGACCTTCGCCCGCATGATCAACGGACTGCGTCAGCCCACGTCGGGGGCCGTGCGCGTTCTGGGGCTCGACCCTGCCGCCGAGGCGACGCGCGTGCGCTCGCGCGTCGGCTTCGTGGTCACCAACCCCGAGGCGCAGATCCTCATGCCGACGCCCGCCGAGGATCTGGCGCTCTCCCTCGCGTCCGTGCCGCGTGCGATGCGCGCGGCACGGGTCGAGCGGATCCTCGACGAGTACGGGCTCGCGGGTCGCGGCGATCAGCCGGTGTCCGAGCTCTCCGGCGGCCAGCGACAGCTGCTGGCGCTGGCGGCGGTGCTGTGCACAGAGCCGCAGCTCGTCGTCGCCGATGAGCCGACGACGCTGCTCGATCTGCGCAACGCCCGCCGGATCGCCGATCTGCTTCTGACCCTCGCGGTGCCCGTCGTGATCGTCACGCACGACCTCGAGCTGGCAGCGCGCTGTGACGAAGCAGTGCTCTTCGACGGAGGGCGGCTCGTCGCCGAGGGGGAGCCCAGGGGCGTGATCGAGACCTACCGCCGGGTCAGCTCGTGA
- a CDS encoding energy-coupling factor transporter transmembrane component T family protein, whose translation MISLYRPGDSILHRVSAGWKLLGLATSALAISIARPGTTCTLVLLGAASLVLLAAGAKVPDLLLVWWRLRWLIIVLGGALVVFVSVAAAVQNTGRVVALLLLAEALTRTTKTSDLLDVLRTLFRPLRVFGIDPGTPALAVSLTIAMVPVLAGLLEQVRDAQRARGVRLAARAAVPLLVLAMKHADDVGDALTARGLGR comes from the coding sequence GTGATCTCGCTGTACCGGCCCGGCGACAGCATCCTGCATCGGGTCTCTGCCGGGTGGAAGCTGCTGGGCCTTGCGACCAGCGCTCTGGCCATCTCGATCGCGCGCCCGGGGACGACCTGCACGCTGGTGCTGCTCGGGGCAGCCTCGCTGGTGCTGCTCGCCGCCGGTGCGAAGGTGCCGGATCTGCTCCTCGTGTGGTGGCGTCTGCGCTGGCTCATCATCGTGCTGGGCGGCGCACTCGTCGTCTTCGTCAGCGTCGCCGCGGCCGTGCAGAACACCGGACGCGTGGTGGCGCTGCTGCTGCTCGCCGAGGCTCTGACGAGAACCACGAAGACGAGCGATCTGCTCGACGTGCTGCGCACGCTGTTCCGGCCGCTGCGTGTGTTCGGCATCGATCCCGGCACACCGGCCCTGGCGGTCTCGCTGACGATCGCGATGGTGCCGGTGCTCGCGGGCCTTCTCGAGCAGGTGCGTGACGCGCAGCGCGCCAGGGGAGTGCGGCTCGCAGCGCGAGCAGCCGTGCCGCTGCTCGTGCTCGCGATGAAGCACGCGGATGACGTCGGCGATGCGCTCACGGCTCGGGGGCTCGGCCGCTGA
- a CDS encoding ABC-F family ATP-binding cassette domain-containing protein, protein MLAVHDLEIRVGARVLMSDVSFRVAAGDKIGLVGRNGAGKTTLTKVLAGDVLASEGKVTRSGEIGYLPQDPRIGDPEMLARTRILDARGLGTIQLGIATASHDMASDDPKIAERAMRKFANLTERFEALGGYAAEAEAASIANNLSLPDRILDQPLSTLSGGQRRRIELARILFSDADTMILDEPTNHLDADSVVWLREFLKNYKGGLIVISHDVELVGETVNRVFYLDANRQVIDIYNMNWKNYLRQRVADEERRKKERANAEKKATQLQLQAARFGAKASKAAAAHQMVARAEKLLSGLDEVRQVDRVAKLRFPKPAPCGKTPLMASGLSKSYGSLEIFTDVDLAIDRGSKVVVLGLNGAGKTTLLRLLAGVDQPDTGQLEPGHGLKIGYYAQEHENLDVKRSVLENMISAAPDLNETEARKVLGSFLFTGDDVHKPAGVLSGGEKTRLSLATLVVSAANMLLLDEPTNNLDPASREEILGALAHYEGAVVLVSHDPGAVASLNPERVLILPDGVEDIWSKEYQDLIELA, encoded by the coding sequence GTGCTCGCCGTGCATGACCTCGAGATCCGCGTCGGAGCACGCGTGCTCATGTCGGACGTGTCGTTCCGGGTCGCCGCGGGCGACAAGATCGGCCTCGTCGGACGCAACGGCGCCGGCAAGACCACGCTCACCAAGGTGCTCGCCGGTGACGTCCTCGCCTCCGAGGGCAAGGTCACGCGCTCGGGTGAGATCGGCTACCTCCCGCAGGATCCGCGCATCGGCGACCCCGAGATGCTCGCCAGGACGCGCATCCTGGATGCGCGCGGGCTCGGGACCATCCAATTGGGCATCGCCACGGCGTCGCACGACATGGCATCCGACGACCCCAAGATCGCCGAGCGCGCCATGCGGAAGTTCGCCAATCTGACCGAGCGCTTCGAGGCGCTGGGTGGTTACGCGGCCGAGGCCGAGGCGGCATCCATCGCGAACAACCTCTCGCTGCCCGACCGCATCCTCGACCAGCCGCTGAGCACCCTCTCGGGTGGGCAGCGGCGCCGGATCGAGCTCGCGCGCATCCTGTTCTCCGACGCCGACACCATGATCCTCGACGAGCCGACCAACCACCTCGACGCCGACAGCGTCGTCTGGCTGCGCGAGTTCCTGAAGAACTACAAGGGCGGGCTCATCGTGATCAGTCACGACGTGGAGCTCGTCGGCGAGACGGTCAACCGGGTGTTCTACCTCGACGCGAACCGTCAGGTCATCGACATCTACAACATGAACTGGAAGAACTACCTGCGCCAGCGGGTGGCCGATGAGGAGCGCCGGAAGAAGGAGCGCGCGAACGCCGAGAAGAAGGCGACCCAGCTGCAGCTTCAGGCGGCGCGATTCGGCGCCAAGGCGTCGAAGGCGGCCGCCGCGCACCAGATGGTGGCGCGAGCCGAGAAGCTGCTGTCCGGCCTCGACGAGGTGCGCCAGGTCGATCGGGTCGCCAAGCTGCGATTCCCCAAGCCCGCACCGTGCGGGAAGACCCCGCTGATGGCATCCGGCCTGTCCAAGTCGTACGGCTCGCTCGAGATCTTCACCGACGTCGATCTCGCGATCGACCGGGGCTCGAAGGTCGTCGTGCTCGGGCTCAACGGCGCGGGCAAGACGACGCTGCTGCGTCTGCTCGCCGGGGTCGACCAGCCCGACACCGGTCAGCTCGAGCCCGGCCACGGACTGAAGATCGGCTACTACGCCCAGGAGCACGAGAACCTCGACGTGAAGCGGTCGGTGCTCGAGAACATGATCTCCGCCGCTCCTGATCTGAACGAGACCGAGGCGCGCAAGGTGCTCGGTTCGTTCCTCTTCACCGGCGATGACGTGCACAAGCCCGCCGGCGTTCTCTCCGGCGGCGAGAAGACGCGTCTGTCGCTGGCGACGCTCGTCGTCTCGGCGGCCAACATGCTGCTTCTCGACGAGCCGACGAACAACCTCGACCCCGCCTCCCGCGAGGAGATCCTGGGGGCCCTGGCTCACTACGAGGGTGCTGTCGTGCTCGTCTCGCACGACCCGGGAGCGGTCGCATCGCTCAACCCCGAGCGGGTGCTGATCCTGCCCGACGGCGTCGAGGACATCTGGAGCAAGGAGTATCAGGACCTCATCGAGCTCGCCTGA